One window of the Camelus ferus isolate YT-003-E chromosome 12, BCGSAC_Cfer_1.0, whole genome shotgun sequence genome contains the following:
- the TOMM22 gene encoding mitochondrial import receptor subunit TOM22 homolog produces MAAAAPVAGPGVPLSPDELLPKDDAEKPEEELEEEDDEELDETLSERLWGLTEMFPESVRSAAGATFDLSLFVAQKMYRFSRAALWIGTTSFMILVLPVVFETEKLQMEQQQQLQQRQILLGPNTGLSGGMPGALPSLPGKI; encoded by the exons ATGGCTGCCGCCGCCCCAGTCGCCGGCCCTGGGGTGCCCCTGTCCCCGGACGAATTGCTTCCGAAAGACGATGCCGAGAAGCCTGAagaggagctggaagaggaagaCGACGAGGAG CTAGATGAGACCCTGTCGGAGAGACTGTGGGGTTTGACAGAGATGTTCCCGGAGAGCGTCCGGTCCGCGGCTGGAGCTACTTTTGATCTCTCCCTCTTCGTGGCTCAAAAAATGTACAG GTTTTCCAGGGCAGCCTTGTGGATTGGAACCACTTCCTTCATGATCCTGGTTCTTCCTGTCGTCTTTGAGACTGAGAAGTTGCAgatggagcagcagcagcaactgCAGCAACGGCAG atactTCTAGGGCCTAACACAGGGCTGTCAGGAGGAATGCCAGGGGCTCTGCCTTCACTTCCCGGAAAGATCTAG